One genomic segment of Mangifera indica cultivar Alphonso chromosome 6, CATAS_Mindica_2.1, whole genome shotgun sequence includes these proteins:
- the LOC123219517 gene encoding protein IQ-domain 26-like: MGKAARWLKGLLGMKKEKEKDHVENSFSDSNSSFSDNSKKKKRFSFGKPLKDTSVNSQIPANIAANIPSRDMAWIRSYIADSESDQNKHAIAVAAATAAAADAAVAAAQAAVAVVRLTSNGNRTLFGGEKEKWAAVKIQTVFRGYLARKALRALKGLVKIQALVRGYLVRKRATATLHSMQALIRAQTAVRSQRARRSFNKENRFQPEFLPRKSIERFDETRSEMHSKRISGLDENPKIVEIDTFQPRSRSHRYNAAALSECGDDLYFQAVSSPLPCPVPARISIPNYQEHPDFEWSFIGDKCRFSTTAHNTPRFANSVRSSVPLTPSNFPNYMANTQSFNAKLRSYSAPKQRPEPGPKKRLSLNEIMASRNSICSVQMQRSSCIKVQEGLN; the protein is encoded by the exons ATGGGGAAAGCTGCAAGGTGGCTAAAGGGCTTGCTGGggatgaaaaaagaaaaggaaaaagaccaTGTAGAGAACTCATTTTCagattcaaattcaagtttcaGTGACAAcagcaagaagaagaaaaggttCAGTTTTGGCAAGCCATTGAAAGACACAAGTGTGAATTCTCAGATTCCTGCCAACATTGCAGCTAATATTCCCTCAAGAGACATGGCCTGGATCAGGTCATACATTGCAGACTCAGAAAGTGATCAGAACAAGCATGCAATCGCTGTGGCTGCAGCCACCGCAGCTGCCGCCGATGCAGCGGTGGCAGCGGCGCAGGCCGCAGTGGCTGTTGTGAGGCTGACTAGTAATGGTAACAGGACTCTTTTCGGTGGAGAGAAAGAGAAGTGGGCAGCTGTAAAAATTCAGACTGTTTTTAGGGGGTATTTG GCCCGGAAAGCGCTTAGAGCGTTGAAGGGATTGGTGAAGATACAGGCTCTTGTTCGAGGGTATCTTGTTCGAAAACGGGCAACTGCAACACTTCACAGCATGCAAGCCTTAATCAGAGCTCAAACTGCAGTTAGATCTCAGCGAGCTCGCCGTTCTTTTAATAAAGAGAACAGGTTTCAACCAGAGTTTTTGCCACGAAAATCCATT GaaaggtttgatgaaacaaGAAGTGAAATGCATAGTAAAAGAATATCTGGATTAGATGAAAATCCTAAAATAGTCGAAATCGACACATTCCAGCCAAGATCAAGATCTCATCGCTACAACGCTGCTGCATTATCCGAGTGTGGTGATGATCTATATTTCCAAGCAGTGTCATCACCTCTTCCATGTCCAGTTCCAGCTCGAATCTCAATCCCCAATTACCAAGAACATCCAGATTTTGAATGGTCCTTCATTGGCGACAAATGCAGGTTCTCTACCACTGCACATAACACCCCTCGTTTCGCAAACTCTGTTCGATCAAGTGTTCCTCTAACTCCATCCAACTTCCCAAATTACATGGCAAACACTCAATCGTTCAATGCAAAATTGAGGTCCTATAGTGCCCCAAAGCAAAGACCGGAACCGGGGCCAAAGAAGAGGCTTTCGCTGAATGAAATTATGGCGTCAAGAAACAGCATATGCAGTGTGCAAATGCAGAGGTCATCCTGCATTAAAGTTCAAGAAGGTTTGAACTAG
- the LOC123218418 gene encoding uncharacterized protein LOC123218418, whose translation MEGSDSKSIASKALVKIKSSSTSTDENAECTGLQNSKRSTTTKHFMSPTISTASKAIAPRKKILAERNEICDTHIPKPSNFSLSDDSLSFSDDSTIKSYDPLKNCTSPRPKFLRYKPDRRREFVKQEIKVKGMKEEATLICASEKGFVKEEVEEEEEEEEEEEREGFLRRIFKFVLVLFVLVFSTLYISSMNSPTCSHAFQSIEGLKDRWYPKIHDGVYEAMRSLRGEDHFFRTMKFKDFLKICTGGSEFVGEYVGLMKLNQTFINERFEGGEIVEEESDNLGEVVELQGGDNKNFGEMVELRAGESENLEGFDQMVEDVNLDKVEEVGDNLGGVVEPKGGESKDFCEIVELQVSETEKVEVADLILENFALKWTEEYAEKPESFDDNKKSEAVNEPVQEVNNVVARGSKMVESEHITDIETLNSEAESTSKEGLLEQIETDNTFMAAVGVALLFAVMVSKLMAFNLKKKRTIREESPPILRPCSNESEVMEKYVSEIPKEREEYAKYINSKDVYQSRGPSIELPLASNLKKKRNIREESPPILRPCSNESGVMEKFSSEIPKEREEYSKCINSKDVYQSQGPSIELLAEFEVGEISSAFRRVGMKKSRIEESEMSSHSVPLYKEFANCNKTHSISSDALSDFSEFSAMNSFSYAYITPEKKISKKEDVRDGEARKVATSAVRRSSRLRNRAITSP comes from the exons ATGGAGGGCTCCGATAGTAAGAGTATCGCATCAAAAGCGTTGGTCAAAATCAAATCCTCTTCAACCA GTACAGATGAGAATGCTGAATGTACAGGCTTGCAAAACTCTAAGAGATCTACAACAACAAAGCATTTTATGTCACCGACTATATCAACAGCTTCAAAAGCCATTGCtccaagaaagaaaattttagctGAAAGGAATGAAATTTGTGATACCCATATCCCAAAACCTTCAAATTTCAGCCTTTCTGATGATTCTTTGTCATTTAGTGATGATTCAACCATTAAATCTTATGATCCTTTAAAAAATTGCACCTCACCAAGGCCTAAGTTTCTTAGATATAAGCCTGATAGAAGAAGAGAGTTTGTCAAGCAGGAAATTAAGGTCAAAGGAATGAAAGAGGAGGCTACTTTAATTTGTGCTTCTGAAAAAGGTTTTGTGAAGGAGGAAgttgaagaggaagaggaggaggaggaggaggaggagagaGAGGGATTTTTGAGAAGGATTTTTAAGTTTGTTCTTGTGCTGTTTGTTTTGGTGTTCTCTACTTTGTATATATCTTCTATGAACTCTCCAACATGTTCTCATGCTTTTCAATCTATTGAGGGTCTTAAAGATAGGTGGTACCCTAAGATTCATGATGGTGTATATGAGGCCATGAGGAGTCTTAGGGGTGAAGATCATTTCTTCAGAACAATGAAGTTTAAGGACTTTCTGAAGATATGCACGGGTGGTAGTGAGTTTGTGGGAGAATATGTGGGTTTAATGAAGTTAAACCAGACTTTTATTAATGAGAGATTTGAAGGAGGAGAGATAGTTGAAGAAGAGAGTGATAATCTGGGTGAAGTGGTGGAGCTGCAGGGTGGagacaataaaaattttggtgAAATGGTAGAGCTACGAGCTGGAGAAAGTGAAAACTTAGAGGGTTTTGATCAGATGGTTGAAGATGTTAACTTGGATAAAGTTGAAGAAGTGGGTGATAATTTGGGTGGGGTGGTGGAGCCAAAGGGTGGAGAGAGTAAAGATTTTTGTGAAATTGTAGAGCTACAAGTTAGTGAAACTGAAAAAGTAGAGGTTGCTGATCTGATACTTGAGAATTTTGCGTTGAAATGGACAGAAGAATATGCAGAGAAGCCTGAAtcttttgatgataataaaaaaagtgaGGCTGTAAATGAACCAGTTCAAGAAGTTAACAATGTGGTCGCCAGGGGCTCTAAAATGGTTGAAAGTGAACACATCACTGACATTGAAACTCTCAATTCTGAAGCAGAGAGTACTTCGAAGGAGGGCCTTTTGGAGCAAATTGAAACTGATAATACTTTCATGGCTGCAGTGGGTGTTGCTTTACTCTTTGCAGTTATGGTATCTAAGTTAATGGCTTTTAACCTTAAGAAGAAGAGAACTATTAGAGAAGAATCTCCTCCAATCTTAAGGCCTTGCAGTAATGAATCTGAGGTAATGGAGAAATATGTCTCAGAAATTCCTAAAGAGAGAGAGGAGTACGCCAAATATATCAATTCTAAAGATGTGTACCAAAGCCGAGGCCCATCAATTGAGTTACCACTAGCTTCTAACCttaagaagaagagaaatatTAGAGAAGAATCTCCTCCAATCTTAAGACCTTGCAGTAATGAATCTGGGGTAATGGAGAAATTTAGCTCAGAAATTCCTAAAGAGAGAGAGGAGTATTCCAAATGTATCAATTCTAAAGATGTGTACCAAAGCCAAGGCCCATCAATAGAGTTACTAGCCGAGTTTGAGGTGGGGGAGATCAGTTCAGCCTTTAGAAGAGTTGGTATGAAGAAAAGTAGGATTGAAGAAAGTGAAATGAGCAGCCATTCTGTTCCCTTGTACAAGGAGTTTGCCAATTGCAATAAGACTCATTCAATTTCCAGTGATGCTCTGTCAGATTTTTCAGAGTTCTCTGCCATGAATTCCTTTTCCTATGCATACATTACTCCCgagaagaaaatttcaaagaaagag GATGTTCGAGATGGAGAGGCAAGGAAGGTGGCTACATCTGCAGTGAGGAGATCAAGCAGACTTCGAAACCGCGCAATCACATCTCCATGA